In Erigeron canadensis isolate Cc75 chromosome 6, C_canadensis_v1, whole genome shotgun sequence, the following are encoded in one genomic region:
- the LOC122604586 gene encoding pentatricopeptide repeat-containing protein At1g66345, mitochondrial, which produces MNTLFHKIINNPYTKSTLLTKKTQPHLLNHFTTAAQPPLPPPHTAPPSSSEEDKTAATITTICKSFPNNLNWKTLNQNLKFINLTDQNVIKKVLIHLKDPPNAKKALSFFHWSSHYTNIMHPTHTYALLIHILVNAKLIKDANALIESVLRRSVACNRSSVELFIQDLVSSYEVTSLGSSFVFDLLIQMCAKLRMIDEAIDVCFYLSEHGFRLSIISYNTLLYVIQKSDKPKLVWRVYEHMIENRTYPNEKSVGIMVTALCKEGKLHTFVDMVDRIDGKRCSPRVIVNACLVFGMIEDGRVEDGLVLLKRMFVKNMILDTVSCSLIVYGKIKLGKLESALEVYEEMLKRGFKANSFVHTSFIRAYCEAGKIESGDELFKDMECVGLQPYDETYTHMIAGCSKFGKLEESLNFCEKMVQNGFVPSCLAFNEVVERVNGFVSVRRADEMLTVLLDKGFVPDVNTYSHLIAGYGREGDVEGVLKLYYEMEYRKLSPGSSVFTWLIVSLYQAGRLEESEKYLRTMKARSLAPLDYTCYTLISRYESQ; this is translated from the coding sequence ATGAATACACTTTTTcacaaaatcatcaacaatccGTACACAAAATCCACACTTTTAACCAAGAAAACCCAACCCCACCTCCTAAATCACTTCACCACGGCGGCACAACCACCACTGCCACCACCACACACGGCGCCGCCGTCATCATCAGAAGAAGATAAAACCGCTGCAACAATCACCACAATCTGCAAATCATTCCCAAACAATCTTAACTGGAAAACCCTTAATCAAAATCTCAAATTTATCAATCTAACAGACCAAAATGTTATCAAGAAAGTACTAATTCATCTTAAAGATCCACCAAATGCTAAAAAGGCCTTATCTTTTTTCCATTGGTCATCACATTATACAAATATTATGCACCCAACACACACTTATGCACTTTTAATCCACATTTTAGTGAATGCAAAACTAATAAAAGATGCGAATGCCCTTATAGAGTCGGTTTTGAGACGTTCTGTTGCGTGCAACAGATCGTCTGTAGAGTTGTTTATTCAAGATTTGGTTAGTAGTTATGAGGTTACTAGTTTAGGTAGTAGTTTTGTGTTTGATTTGTTGATACAAATGTGTGCAAAGTTGCGAATGATTGATGAGGCGATAGACGTGTGTTTCTATTTGAGTGAACATGGGTTTAGGTTGAGTATTATTAGTTATAATACCTTGTTGTATGTGATACAGAAATCGGATAAGCCTAAGTTGGTTTGGAGGGTTTATGAGCATATGATTGAAAATAGGACATACCCGAATGAGAAAAGTGTTGGGATTATGGTTACTGCATTGTGTAAAGAAGGAAAGTTGCACACTTTTGTTGATATGGTTGATAGGATTGATGGGAAGAGATGTTCGCCTCGAGTGATTGTTAATGCTTGTTTGGTTTTTGGGATGATAGAGGATGGGCGGGTCGAAGATGGGTTGGTTCTTTTGAAAAGGATGTTCGTTAAAAATATGATTCTTGATACTGTTTCGTGTTCTTTGATTGTGTATGGTAAGATAAAGTTAGGGAAGTTGGAGTCTGCTTTGGAGGTGTATGAAGAAATGCTTAAGAGAGGTTTTAAGGCGAATTCTTTTGTGCATACGTCGTTTATAAGGGCATACTGTGAGGCGGGAAAGATTGAAAGTGGAGATGAGTTGTTTAAAGATATGGAATGTGTTGGTCTGCAGCCTTATGATGAGACTTATACTCATATGATTGCAGGTTGTTCAAAGTTTGGAAAGTTGGAAGAAAGCTTGAATTTTTGTGAGAAAATGGTGCAGAATGGTTTTGTTCCAAGTTGTTTGGCTTTTAATGAAGTGGTTGAAAGGGTAAATGGATTTGTGAGTGTTCGACGAGCAGATGAGATGTTGACTGTATTGTTAGATAAAGGGTTCGTGCCAGATGTGAATACATATTCTCATCTCATTGCAGGTTATGGACGAGAAGGTGATGTTGAGGGGGTCCTTAAGCTTTATTATGAAATGGAGTATAGAAAACTTTCCCCTGGTTCGTCGGTGTTTACATGGTTGATTGTTAGCCTTTATCAAGCAGGGAGATTGGAGGAGTCAGAGAAGTATCTTAGGACAATGAAAGCTCGATCTTTAGCCCCGTTGGATTACACATGTTATACCCTGATTTCCAGATATGAAAGTCAGTAG
- the LOC122605379 gene encoding uncharacterized protein LOC122605379 yields the protein MDFTTTPPSPPIQQPTPISSIPFPTQKLPIKRKNQTTPISPSSDPDDVTPNPPPTPFKFNRVWSEPDEIRLLQSLINSSLSFPRDLSIFYAQFISGMSHPYSKSQLSEKLRRLRKKFRAVSSRIAKGLDVSSLSAQEYALYDLSKQLWDPQVVENSNSTKCRPGTPVLPEPTMAILALPSVGKKPKNNGSNRNGNVDNLGNVGNLGNVGKGGNGDLKCEILGIAKKVFGDVVEESLKEIRMRIDRERCRDLGKEIEFGKRWRDQRLEEFDVLVKRLKLIVEHGSPLVSK from the coding sequence ATGGACTTCACAACCAccccaccatcaccaccaatcCAACAACCCACACCCATCTCTTCAATCCCATTCCCCACCCAAAAACTCCCAATCAAACGCAAAAACCAAACCACCCCCATCTCACCATCTTCTGACCCGGATGACGTCACTCCCAACCCTCCTCCAACCCCTTTCAAATTCAACCGGGTTTGGTCCGAACCCGATGAGATCCGGTTACTTCAATCTCTCATCAATTCTTCATTATCTTTCCCTCGTGATCTCAGTATCTTTTATGCCCAGTTTATTTCAGGTATGTCTCACCCTTATTCCAAGTCCCAGCTTTCCGAAAAGCTTCGCAGACTGCGAAAAAAGTTTCGGGCCGTTTCGTCTCGAATAGCGAAAGGGCTCGATGTTTCTTCGCTTTCTGCACAAGAGTATGCCTTATATGACCTTTCTAAACAACTTTGGGACCCACAAGTTGTTGAAAATAGTAATAGTACTAAGTGCAGACCTGGAACACCGGTTTTGCCGGAGCCCACGATGGCGATTTTGGCATTGCCATCTGTTGGTAAGAAACCGAAGAATAATGGGTCGAATAGAAATGGCAATGTGGATAATTTAGGCAATGTGGGTAATTTGGGCAATGTGGGTAAAGGAGGGAATGGTGATTTGAAATGTGAGATTTTGGGAATTGCGAAAAAGGTGTTTGGGGATGTGGTTGAGGAGTCGTTGAAGGAGATTAGAATGCGGATCGATAGGGAAAGGTGTCGGGATTTGGGGAAGGAGATTGAGTTTGGGAAACGATGGAGGGATCAACGTTTAGAGGAGTTTGATGTGTTGGTGAAACGTTTGAAGTTGATCGTGGAGCATGGTTCGCCGTTGGTTAGTAAATGA
- the LOC122603356 gene encoding probable glutathione S-transferase DHAR2, chloroplastic — MSAIRIHHTAPTAFTFSIRHHITFCNPNKIGVTNNYYKRTRRTLTTVAMSSTTPIEVCAKSSLTVPNKLGDCPFTQRVLLTLEEKHLSYDLKLVDLRNKPDWLFGISPEGKVPVVKLDEKWVADSDVITKIVEEKFPEPSLVTPPEKASVGSKIFSTFIGFLKSKDANDGTEQALLDELSAFNDHIKENGPFINGKDISAADLSLGPKLYHMEIALGHYKKWSVPDSLPHLKDYMKAIFSLDSFVKTMPLTEDVIEGWRPKVMG, encoded by the exons ATGTCTGCCATAAGAATACATCATACCGCCCCTACGGCTTTCACATTTTCAATCAGACACCACATTACATTCTGCAACCCAAATAAAATCGGAGTcactaataattattataagcgTACTAGAAGAACCTTAACAACTGTCGCTATGTCTTCCACCACCCCTATTGAAGTCTGTGCCAAATCTTCTCTTACTGTTCCTAATAAGCTCGGCGATT GCCCTTTTACGCAAAGAGTTTTGCTGACTCTGGAGGAGAAGCATCTTTCGTATGACCTTAAGTTGGTTGATCTTCGTAACAAGCCAGACTG GCTGTTTGGTATTAGCCCAGAAGGTAAAGTTCCAGTGGTGAAGCTTGATGAGAAATGGGTAGCGGATTCAGATGTTATTACAAAGATAGTTGAGGAGAAGTTTCCCGAGCCGTCATTGGTCACTCCACCTGAGAAAGCTTCTGT TGGGTCGAAGATCTTTTCAACATTTATTGGCTTCCTGAAAAGCAAAGATGCTAATGATGGAACAGAGCAAGCTTTACTGGACGAGCTGTCTGCTTTCAATGATCACATTAAAGAAAAT GGACCATTTATCAATGGGAAGGATATCTCTGCTGCAGACTTGTCACTTGGACCAAAACTGTACCATATGGAGATTGCTTTGGGTCATTATAAGAAGTGGTCAGTTCCAGATTCACTTCCACATTTGAAAGATTACATGAAG GCTATATTCTCATTGGACTCGTTTGTCAAAACTATGCCACTGACAGAAGATGTAATTGAGGGATGGCGGCCAAAGGTCATGGGTTAA
- the LOC122603121 gene encoding DELLA protein GAI-like: MKRDRERKKDGKTNTNQISTSSSLMGKDLPDSGGMDELLEALGYKVKSTDMADVAQKLERLEMVMNEDGIFQLSDTVHYNPSDLSGWYHNMLSELNNNNSGSDNIGLNGESSSTTMIDFSNGKEGDGLLLDDPYDLRAIAGGAIYGNNNNSPTTGNESPSVSRNGGFKRMKSAVSGSEVIDAAPPESPRQVVLVDSQEAGIRLVHTLMACAEAVQQENMKLADALVKHVGLLAAAQAGAMGKVATYFAGALAQRIYKMYPQDGLETSCWEILQMHFYESCPYLKFAHFTANQAILEAFAGATRVHVVDFSLNQGMQWPALMQALALRAGGPPAFRLTGIGPPQPDNTDALQQVGWKLAQLADTIGVEFEFRGFVANSLADIDASMLDIRPSEVEVVAVNSVFEMHRLLARPGAIEKVLDSIKAMKPKIVTLVEQESNHNGAVFLDRFNESLHYYSTMFDSLESSALTQPMSQDLVMSEVYLGRQICNIVACEGTDRVERHENLSQWRTRMNSTGFSPVHLGSNAFKQASMLLALFADGDGYRVEENDGCLMLGWHTRPLIATSAWQPS, encoded by the coding sequence ATGAAAAGAGATCGTGAGCGCAAAAAAGATggaaaaacaaacacaaaccaaaTATCAACTTCTTCATCTTTAATGGGTAAGGATTTACCTGATTCTGGTGGTATGGATGAGCTATTGGAAGCATTGGGCTACAAGGTTAAGTCTACAGACATGGCTGACGTGGCCCAAAAACTTGAAAGGCTAGAAATGGTTATGAATGAAGATGGTATTTTTCAACTTTCTGATACTGTTCATTATAACCCGTCAGATCTTTCTGGCTGGTATCATAACATGCTATCAGagcttaataataataatagcggTTCAGATAATATTGGTCTGAATGGTGAATCTTCGTCTACTACTATGATTGATTTTTCTAATGGGAAAGAAGGTGATGGGTTGTTATTAGATGACCCGTATGATTTACGGGCCATAGCTGGTGGGGCTATTTacggaaataataataatagcccCACTACTGGGAATGAGTCTCCTTCTGTATCCAGAAACGGCGGGTTCAAACGGATGAAATCCGCCGTTTCTGGATCTGAAGTTATTGATGCTGCACCACCTGAGTCGCCACGCCAAGTGGTGCTAGTCGATTCACAGGAGGCTGGGATTCGATTAGTTCATACTCTGATGGCGTGCGCTGAGGCGGTGCAACAAGAAAATATGAAACTAGCTGATGCTTTAGTGAAACACGTGGGACTTCTCGCGGCGGCTCAAGCCGGCGCGATGGGAAAAGTCGCCACGTATTTTGCTGGAGCTCTTGCTCAAAGGATTTATAAGATGTATCCTCAAGATGGCCTTGAAACTTCATGTTGGGAAATTTTACAGATGCATTTTTATGAGAGTTGTCCTTATCTTAAATTCGCTCATTTCACGGCGAATCAAGCAATTTTAGAAGCATTTGCTGGCGCCACACGTGTTCATGTAGTTGACTTTAGTTTAAACCAAGGGATGCAATGGCCAGCGCTTATGCAAGCGCTAGCCTTGCGAGCCGGTGGTCCACCTGCTTTTCGTTTAACAGGTATTGGACCACCGCAACCAGATAATACAGATGCTTTACAACAAGTTGGATGGAAACTAGCCCAACTAGCGGACACTATAGGGGTTGAATTTGAATTTCGTGGATTTGTGGCTAACTCGTTAGCGGATATCGATGCTAGTATGCTTGATATCCGACCGAGCGAGGTCGAAGTAGTGGCGGTGAACTCGGTTTTCGAGATGCACCGCCTTCTGGCTCGACCTGGCGCGATCGAAAAAGTATTGGATTCAATTAAAGCAATGAAACCGAAAATTGTCACTCTCGTAGAACAAGAATCAAACCACAACGGTGCGGTTTTCTTAGACCGGTTTAACGAATCGTTACATTACTATTCAACCATGTTCGACTCACTGGAAAGCTCGGCGTTGACTCAACCGATGAGTCAAGATTTGGTCATGTCGGAGGTTTATTTAGGGAGGCAGATATGCAACATAGTGGCCTGTGAAGGGACGGACCGGGTCGAACGACATGAAAACCTGAGTCAATGGAGGACTCGGATGAACTCAACGGGGTTCAGCCCGGTCCATCTCGGGTCCAACGCCTTCAAACAAGCGAGTATGTTACTCGCTTTGTTTGCCGACGGGGACGGGTATAGGGTGGAAGAAAATGACGGATGCTTGATGTTGGGTTGGCATACAAGACCACTGATTGCTACATCTGCTTGGCAGCCGAGTTAG